The following coding sequences are from one Salvia hispanica cultivar TCC Black 2014 chromosome 3, UniMelb_Shisp_WGS_1.0, whole genome shotgun sequence window:
- the LOC125214125 gene encoding U-box domain-containing protein 11-like has protein sequence MPGGETLPAEGGATAAPLSLIRDLARISSAGFSGFFKKDCSDLARRVSLLAYLLEEIRDSTKVPEIGGMGSSSCYSFLTDLTMALQAAKRLVFAANNFDNSNDGATKKIYFQFQCVTWKLGKALIDLPYDDYNISEEVQEQVELVRSQLSRASEKYGGPLKSSILYRALSQPLDKEIDPFRSSSGSVGSLHVENIGIIDHEVGQKEEGLLEGNGLENHATDNDIPNVESSRDSSSSLEISPPEDIDSARIESLTCSTNVDENKKLDSPVIPVDFMCPISLELMKDPVIVATGQTYERSYIQRWIDCGNTTCPKTQQNLRHLTLTPNYVLRSLISQWCMKHGVEQMSPLINGRIKKSDGSFRDVTGEIAAVEALVCKLSSRSSEERRAAVAEIRSLSKRSTDNRILLAEAGAIPILVNLLTCEDAQIQDNAVTSILNLSIYENNKALIMLANAIPSIVQILRAGSMEAKENAAATLFSLSLANENKITIGASGAIPALVELLQNGSPRGKKDAATALFNLCIYHGNKGRAVRAGIITALLKMLTDSSSCMVDEALTILSVLASHQEAKAAIIKASTIPVLIDLLRSGLPRNKENASAILLSLCKRDHENLACLSRLGAVIPLSELAKTGTERAKRKANSLLETLRKSQQV, from the exons ATGCCCGGCGGAGAGACCTTGCCGGCGGAAGGCGGCGCCACCGCCGCCCCGCTGAGCCTAATCCGTGACCTTGCCCGGATATCTAGCGCCGGATTCTCTGGTTTCTTCAAGAAAGACTGCTCCGACTTGGCCCGCAGAGTCTCACTCTTGGCTTATTTGCTTGAGGAAATTAGGGATTCGACCAAAGTTCCGGAAATTGGGGGCATGGGATCTTCTTCCTGCTATTCCTTCCTCACTGATCTCACAATGGCGCTTCAGGCTGCTAAGAGGCTCGTTTTTGCCGCTAACAACTTCGACAATTCCAAT GATGGGGCAACGAAGAAAATTTACTTTCAGTTTCAGTGCGTGACATGGAAATTGGGCAAAGCATTGATCGATTTACCTTATGATGATTATAACATTTCAGAAGAAGTGCAAGAACAG GTCGAATTAGTTAGATCACAGTTGAGTCGGGCCAGTGAAAAATACGGTGGGCCTCTCAAATCAAGCATACTGTATAGGGCACTGTCTCAGCCACTGGATAAAGAGATCGATCCATTTCGTTCCAGCAGCGGGTCAGTTGGTAGTCTCCATGTGGAGAATATTGGGATCATTGATCATGAAGTGGGGCAAAAAGAGGAAGGCCTCTTGGAAGGAAATGGTTTAGAAAACCATGCTACAGATAATGATATCCCAAATGTGGAAAGTTCAAGAGATTCGTCCTCATCACTTGAGATCAGTCCCCCTGAGGACATAGATTCTGCGAGGATAGAAAGCTTAACTTGCAGCACGAATGTCGATGAGAACAAGAAGCTTGATTCTCCTGTTATTCCAGTCGATTTTATGTGTCCCATATCTCTTGAACTTATGAAGGATCCAGTGATTGTGGCCACAGGGCAG ACCTATGAGAGATCTTATATACAGAGGTGGATAGACTGTGGCAACACAACATGCCCAAAAACTCAGCAGAATCTAAGACATCTCACCCTCACTCCAAATTATGTCTTGAGAAGTCTAATATCACAATGGTGTATGAAACACGGTGTGGAGCAGATGTCACCACTGATAAATGGAAGGATAAAAAAGAGTGATGGGTCATTTCGTGATGTTACAGGAGAAATAGCAGCTGTTGAGGCTCTTGTTTGTAAGCTCTCTAGCAGGTCCAGTGAGGAACGTAGGGCTGCAGTGGCTGAAATTCGGTCTCTATCCAAGAGAAGTACAGacaatagaatcttgcttgctGAAGCAGGAGCTATTCCAATCCTTGTCAATCTATTAACATGCGAGGATGCTCAAATTCAAGACAACGCAGTGACTTCTATTCTGAATCTCTCCATTTATGAAAACAACAAGGCACTCATAATGCTTGCAAACGCAATCCCATCAATCGTTCAAATCCTCAGAGCTGGAAGCATGGAAGCTAAAGAAAATGCAGCTGCCACCCTCTTCAGTCTGTCCCTGGccaatgaaaacaaaataacaatcgGTGCATCTGGGGCAATACCAGCTTTGGTGGAGTTGCTTCAGAATGGAAGCCCAAGAGGGAAGAAAGATGCTGCAACTGCATTATTCAATTTGTGTATATACCATGGAAACAAGGGACGTGCTGTTAGGGCCGGCATTATTACGGCGCTACTGAAAATGCTGACAGATTCCAGCAGCTGTATGGTTGATGAAGCTCTGACGATTCTGTCTGTCCTAGCCAGCCACCAAGAGGCTAAGGCAGCCATCATAAAAGCCAGCACGATACCGGTGCTGATAGACCTTCTGCGGTCAGGTCTGCCTCGTAACAAGGAAAATGCATCCGCCATCTTACTCTCGCTCTGCAAGCGAGATCATGAAAATCTCGCCTGCCTAAGTAGGCTTGGCGCAGTGATACCCCTATCAGAGCTCGCCAAAACAGGCACGGAGAGGGCAAAGAGGAAGGCTAACTCGTTGTTGGAGACCCTTCGCAAGTCACAACAGGTCTAA
- the LOC125214126 gene encoding uncharacterized protein At1g66480-like, giving the protein MGNAFGGKRSVKIMNITGETFKLKTPVQAGSVLQNHPGHVLLASDAVVHFGARAKPLEPHHELKPGRLYFLVEQPSLPMMRRVRSGVHMTAKDRLESLMLSRRSASDISAVRSTASVDESGGVRVKLRLRKAEVEKLMAESKDGADVAEKIVGLCMSTGGGATAERDVHCGGGDRGLARQGTSKSREKRVGFSLIKEGEIHLVDS; this is encoded by the exons ATGGGAAACGCTTTTGGAGGAAAAAGAAGCGTCAAAATAATGAACATCACGGGCGAAACGTTCAAGCTCAAGACTCCGGTCCAGGCCGGCTCGGTCCTCCAGAACCACCCGGGCCACGTGCTGCTCGCCTCGGACGCGGTCGTGCATTTCGGCGCCCGCGCCAAGCCGCTCGAGCCGCACCACGAGCTGAAGCCGGGGCGCCTCTACTTCCTGGTCGAGCAGCCGAGCCTTCCCATGATGCGGAGGGTGCGCTCGGGGGTCCACATGACCGCCAAGGACCGCCTCGAGAGCTTGATGCTCTCGCGGAGATCGGCCTCCGATATATCTGCCGTGAGGTCGACAGCGAGCGTTGATGAAAGCGGCGGAGTTAGAGTCAAGCTGCGGCTGCGCAAGGCGGAGGTGGAGAAGCTGATGGCTGAGAGTAAGGACGGTGCTGACGTGGCGGAGAAAATTGTCGGCCTTTGCATGAGCACCGGCGGCGGCGCTACGGCGGAGCGCGACGTGCATTGTGGCGGCGGTGATCGGGGATTGGCCAGACAGGGCACGAGCAAATCGCGCGag AAGCGCGTTGGATTTTCGCTAATCAAGGAAGGAGAAATACATCTTGTGGATTCGTAG
- the LOC125214123 gene encoding putative 1-phosphatidylinositol-3-phosphate 5-kinase FAB1C, with protein sequence MATPGSTLVNLIAKIRSWMSWGDSQSKSTENNCNGFCHCGASALNSHIKYRCLSCGRWWCGKCVQGIASLDVAAPRRSNENTEAIFDIKTCKLCFELGPISKSTQRCSSKVYPFESPRQSQEPSSPSFSGEKSDGHFPHSVDGITDESYSNQSSPLSLHHSSSRSDEDDGEDSTGHFFNASSEYLNDISDIDSVCLRPRHEFCSFMSLDSSPSDSPSRINVNSNIVGHCVKRELEVDSSSRDDSNFDPEQAILEKSAERVWDSRNVETNGLIWIPPPPDDDADEEENSLRTYDDEDDEVGASGAMFSSNSSLESTLLAKEKQHLDSKEPLRVIVQGHFRALVSQLLQGQGIISTNEKWLNIVTAIAWKTANYIKPDTNGGGSMDPCDYVKVKCVASGSPSESKLIKGIVCTKNIKHKRMTSQYINTRILLLGGALEYQRVPNQLDSFDTLLQQEKDHLKMIISKIEALRPNVLLVEKSVSSFAQEQLLEKEISLVINVKQPLLERIARCTGALVTPSIDHLPKTRLGHCELFHLEKITEDHESVNQFNKKPSKTLMFFEGCPRRLGCTVVLKGSSLEELKKVKNVVHYAIFAAYHLSLETSFLADEGASFPKFSHFNPKKMTLDKEIPAPYSVATTSYKEEVGALPRIGSEDLNLEHGLQESMSVLGVVESDDLSPNNEIIYRKALLNACDENLALDGALDNTRPTCRHAGLSPLEPSQVKMTNDAEASIENYSANDIDNSQSILVSFSSNCILNGSVCERSRLLRVKFYGPSDKPLGRYLREYLLDESSRCHSCKKSAEAHAIRYTHQHGNLMINVQRLSTVRLPREQDGKIWLWHRCLRCAHVEGIPPATRRVVMSDATWGLSFGKFLELSFSQYATGNRVANCGHSMQRDCLRFYGFGSMVASFQYSPISILSVCLPPPILEFCRPGEQSWLRQEASELLSKAEALYTEISALLQDINLRSLSSIHEFSEASDLHGRILELSDMVAKEQSYYQDLLQPPSNEIQEHDQAEVDILEINRLRHSLSINSDVWDRRLYLLDSLLRKSSSLKVPYDVEARITRRDSETYTNPCSLDRRHEDTRVEHPTIEKSFLSDKIDSAWCGADQALMGACLLDNLNSDVSETMSAAKQMNQRDNPTFRRLLSRKRVYSFDSVQRLEERMSEELPPHLHLLTLRSFHASGDFKYMLRDPVSSIQRTNSHVLPSEAEKLKISTRVSPSFIPFLSILPEGARLPVQQNGQRDVFITVYDNEPTSIISYALTSKEYADWIADKQNGNAREVNAGSLFNILNPKAADLSTCPSFGSLDLDYMQYSNYCSKDAFLSADPKSSPHCRISFEDGSSTTKMKFYVTCYFAKQFDALRKRCCPDELDFVRSLSRCRRWSAQGGKSNVYFAKSFDERFIIKQVTKTELESFNEFSSEYFKYLTDALSSGSPTCLSKILGIYQVAVKPSKGGKETKMDLMVMENLFFKRSITKIYDLKGSARSRYNPDTTGANRVLLDMNLVENLRTDPIFLGSKAKRKLERAVWNDTSFLAWVDAMDYSLVVGVDEERKELVLGIIDYMRQYTWDKHLETWVKASGILGGPKNASPTIISPKQYKKRFRKAMTEYFLTVPDQWSS encoded by the exons ATGGCAACACCTGGTAGTACACTGGTGAATTTGATAGCGAAAATTAGATCTTGGATGTCTTGGGGAGATAGTCAATCTAAATCGACTGAGAACAACTGCAATGGTTTCTGTCATTGTGGTGCGAGTGCATTAAATTCTCATATCAAGTACCGCTGCTTGAGCTGTGGAAGGTGGTGGTGTGGGAAATGTGTGCAGGGAATCGCTTCTTTAGATGTTGCTGCCCCTAGACGTTCAAACGAGAATACCGAGGCTATCTTTGATATCAAGACATGCAAACTCTGCTTTGAGCTTGGTCCTATAAGTAAAAGTACCCAGAGGTGCAGTAGTAAGGTTTATCCTTTTGAATCTCCGAGACAAAGCCAGGAACCATCATCACCGAGTTTTAGTGGTGAGAAATCCGATGGTCATTTTCCTCACAGTGTGGATGGAATCACTGATGAATCATATTCTAACCAGTCATCTCCATTATCCTTGCATCATTCATCAAGCAG GAGTGATGAAGATGATGGAGAGGATTCTACGGGACACTTTTTCAATGCTTCGAGTGAATACCTTAACGACATTTCTGACATAGATTCTGTCTGTCTTCGACCTAGACATGAATTTTGTAGTTTTATGTCTCTCGATTCAAGTCCATCAGATAGTCCCTCTAGGATCAATGTTAATTCCAATATAGTCGGGCACTGTGTAAAGCGAGAGCTTGAGGTGGACTCAAGTTCTCGAGATGATAGCAACTTCGACCCAGAGCAGGCTATTTTAGAAAAGTCTGCTGAAAGAGTTTGGGATTCGAGGAATGTTGAAACTAATGGTCTCATTTGgattcctcctcctcctgaTGATGATGCTGATGAGGAGGAAAATAGTTTGCGTACatatgatgatgaagatgatgaagttgGAGCCTCTGGTGCTATGTTTTCCTCTAATAGCAGTCTTGAGAGCACATTATTAGCCAAGGAGAAGCAACATCTGGATTCCAAGGAGCCCTTGAGAGTCATTGTTCAGGGGCATTTCAGAGCTCTTGTGTCACAGCTATTGCAAGGGCAGGGAATAATCTCGACCAACGAGAAATGGCTAAACATAGTTACAGCAATTGCGTGGAAGACGGCGAACTATATAAAACCTGATACTAATGGAGGAGGTAGCATGGATCCCTGTGACTATGTAAAGGTCAAATGTGTAGCTTCAGGAAGTCCCAGTGAAAG CAAACTTATCAAAGGAATAGTTTGCACGAAgaatataaaacataaacgTATGACGTCTCAATACATAAACACCAGAATATTACTCTTAGGAGGAGCACTCGAGTATCAAAGAGTTCCCAATCAGCTGGACTCTTTCGATACATTACTGCAACAG GAAAAGGACCATCTGAAGAtgattatttcaaaaattgaggCCCTCCGTCCTAATGTTCTTCTTGTTGAGAAAAGTGTGTCTTCATTTGCTCAAGAGCAGCTGTTAGAAAAAGAGATATCGTTAGTTATAAATGTTAAGCAGCCGCTACTTGAGCGGATTGCAAGATGTACTGGTGCCCTTGTAACTCCATCCATTGATCATTTACCCAAAACAAGGCTGGGGCACTGTGAGCTCTTCCATTTGGAGAAAATCACAGAAGATCATGAATCGGTCAATCAGTTTAACAAAAAACCATCAAAAACCTTGATGTTTTTCGAAGGTTGTCCCAGGCGATTAGGTTGCACG GTTGTACTGAAGGGTTCATCTCTTGAGGAACTCAAGAAGGTGAAAAATGTGGTCCATTATGCCATCTTTGCAGCATATCACCTGTCACTAGAGACTTCATTTCTTGCTGATGAGGGCGCAAGCTTTCCTAAATTCTCACATTTTAATCCGAAAAAAATGACTCTTGATAAGGAAATCCCAGCCCCCTACTCTGTCGCAACCACCAGCTACAAAGAAGAAGTAGGCGCCCTTCCACGTATTGGATCGGAAGATCTCAATTTGGAGCATGGATTACAAGAGTCCATGTCTGTGCTTGGCGTGGTTGAATCTGATGATCTCTCTCCCAACAACGAGATTATATACAGAAAAGCACTACTGAACGCATGTGATGAGAACTTGGCTTTGGATGGAGCCCTCGACAACACGAGGCCTACTTGTAGACATGCAGGTTTATCCCCACTGGAACCGAGTCAAGTCAAGATGACCAATGATGCTGAAGCCTCTATTGAAAATTATTCAGCAAATGACATTGACAATAGTCAGAGCATATTAGTTTCTTTCTCCAGTAACTGTATCCTGAATGGCTCTGTATGTGAACGTTCACGGCTTCTTCGTGTGAAGTTTTATGGCCCTTCTGATAAACCACTAGGGAGATATCTTAGGGAGTACTTGCTTGATGAG TCATCTCGTTGCCATTCATGCAAGAAATCAGCTGAAGCCCATGCCATACGTTATACTCACCAGCACGGTAACCTGATGATCAATGTGCAACGTCTCTCCACTGTTAGGCTTCCCAGGGAACAGGATGGCAAGATTTGGTTGTGGCACAGATGCCTCAGATGTGCACATGTAGAAGGAATTCCACCTGCTACACGAAGAGTAGTTATGTCAGATGCCACGTGGGGACTTTCTTTTGGGAAATTTCTTGAACTTAGTTTTTCACAATATGCTACAGGGAACCGGGTTGCAAACTGCGGTCATTCCATGCAAAGGGACTGCCTCAGATTTTACGG GTTTGGAAGTATGGTTGCCTCCTTTCAGTATTCTCCGATTAGCATCCTTTCTGTTTGTTTGCCCCCTCCGATTCTTGAATTCTGCAGGCCCGGAGAGCAAAGCTGGCTAAGACAAGAAGCATCAGAG CTTCTGAGTAAAGCAGAAGCCCTGTATACCGAGATATCAGCATTACTTCAGGATATCAATCTCCGAAGCTTATCTTCTATACATGAATTTTCCGAAGCAAGTGACTTGCATGGACGGATCTTGGAGCTAAGCGACATGGTTGCTAAAGAACAGAGCTATTACCAA GATTTGCTCCAACCACCTAGCAATGAGATTCAAGAACACGATCAAGCAGAAGTTGACATTCTTGAGATTAACCGCTTGAGACATTCTCTTTCAATCAATTCAGATGTTTGGGATCGGCGCTTGTATCTGCTCGATTCCCTCCTCAGGAAAAGTTCTAGTCTGAAGGTTCCCTATGATGTGGAAGCTCGCATCACACGAAGAGATTCTGAAACATATACGAACCCTTGCAGCCTTGACCGTCGTCATGAAGATACTAGGGTGGAGCACCCAACAATAGAGAAATCTTTCCTCTCGGATAAAATAGATTCTGCCTGGTGTGGTGCTGATCAGGCACTGATGGGAGCTTGCTTGCTTGACAACCTAAATAGTGATGTATCCGAAACTATGTCAGCAGCCAAACAAATGAATCAGAGAGACAACCCAACTTTCAGAAGATTGTTATCACGAAAGAGAGTTTACTCCTTCGATTCTgttcagaggctagaagagAGAATGAGTGAAGAGCTGCCGCCTCATTTGCATTTGTTGACACTTCGATCTTTTCATGCTTCTGGTGATTTCAAGTACATGCTCAGGGACCCCGTCTCGAGTATACAGAGAACAAACTCTCACGTATTACCAAGCGAAGCTGAGAAgttgaaaatttcaacacgTGTCTCGCCCTCTTTCATTCCGTTTCTCTCTATTCTGCCTGAAGGAGCAAGACTTCCTGTtcaacaaaatggtcaacGTGATGTTTTCATCACTGTTTATGACAACGAGCCCACGAGCATAATCTCGTATGCCCTTACCTCCAAAGAGTATGCTGACTGGATTGCTGACAAACAGAATGGGAATGCAAGAGAAGTGAATGCTGGTAGCCTATTCAACATCTTGAATCCGAAAGCTGCTGACCTTTCCACATGCCCGTCTTTTGGTTCTCTCGATCTGGATTACATGCAATACAGCAACTACTGCTCCAAAGATGCATTTCTCTCTGCAGATCCCAAAAGTTCGCCTCACTGCAGAATTTCTTTTGAGGATGGGTCTTCAACGACAAAGATGAAGTTTTATGTTACTTGTTACTTTGCGAAGCAGTTTGATGCTCTTAGGAAGAGGTGCTGCCCCGATGAATTGGACTTTGTGCGGTCCTTGAGCCGCTGCAGGAGATGGAGCGCGCAAGGAGGGAAGAGCAATGTCTACTTCGCCAAATCATTTGATGAACGTTTCATAATCAAACAGGTGACAAAGACCGAGTTGGAATCATTCAACGAATTCTCTTCCGAGTATTTCAAGTATCTGACAGATGCTCTTAGCTCTGGAAGCCCAACTTGTCTTTCCAAAATACTCGGCATTTACCAG GTTGCAGTGAAACCCTCAAAAGGTGGCAAGGAGACGAAGATGGATTTGATGGTGATGGAGAATCTCTTCTTTAAAAGAAGTATCACGAAGATTTATGACCTGAAGGGCTCAGCACGATCCCGATACAATCCAGACACGACGGGAGCAAACAGAGTACTGTTAGACATGAATCTAGTGGAAAACTTGCGAACGGATCCCATATTTCTCGGAAGCAAAGCCAAGAGGAAGCTGGAGAGAGCAGTCTGGAACGACACCTCATTTCTAGCG TGGGTGGATGCGATGGACTACTCGTTGGTGGTGGGGGTGGACGAGGAGCGGAAGGAGCTCGTGCTGGGGATCATCGACTACATGAGGCAGTATACATGGGATAAGCACTTGGAGACATGGGTGAAGGCATCTGGTATTCTTGGTGGACCAAAAAATGCTTCACCAACTATTATTTCACCCAAACAGTACAAGAAAAGATTCAGGAAAGCAATGACCGAATACTTTCTTACAGTGCCAGATCAATGGTCCTCGTAA
- the LOC125213769 gene encoding microtubule-associated protein 1B-like → MSLSTFKPVSCRIPLVAGSDDSISKVSKVSMMNTQAQPSLPVNGKEKLLLQESLSATSRREMMQLTAASVGLLSLVFPASAEASTRNATMRQKIREKFEELRRKAGLSKAKDEGEEKKPKDEAEGKSKVHSGTKEAKPKPKDETKAKSKVHHSGKETKAEIKDETEQPSTSQESKVAPHEGPMIPALPGIINDKPIETTLP, encoded by the exons ATGTCGTTATCCACCTTCAAACCAGTTTCCTGCCGGATCCCTCTGGTCGCCGGGTCAGATGATTCGATATCCAAAGTGTCTAAAGTCTCAATGATGAATACACAAGCTCAACCTTCTCTTCCG GTGAACGGAAAGGAAAAATTACTCTTACAAGAAAGCCTATCTGCTACATCTAGGCGAGAAATGATGCAGTTGACAGCTGCGTCTGTAGGTCTTCTATCTCTTGTGTTTCCAGCATCTGCTGAAGCAAGCACTAGAAATGCGACAATGAGGCAGAAGATTAGGGAGAAATTTGAAGAGTTGAGGCGTAAGGCTGGTCTGTCAAAGGCAAAAGATGAAGGTGAAGAAAAGAAGCCAAAAGATGAGGCGGAAGGCAAGTCAAAGGTACACAGCGGCACAAAAGAAGCAAAGCCGAAGCCAAAGGATGAGACCAAAGCCAAATCAAAGGTACATCACAGTGGCAAGGAAACGAAGGCAGAGATAAAAGATGAAACAGAGCAGCCAAGCACATCTCAAGAGTCAAAAGTAGCTCCACATGAAGGGCCAATGATTCCAGCACTCCCAGgtatcataaatgataaacCTATTGAAACCACTCTCCCGTGA
- the LOC125213768 gene encoding uncharacterized protein LOC125213768, which produces MFNQYLLIVVLLFLAAPIHCRRPHVINFRWPNLYPESFAWDPKSDHFVVGSLRHRQIISVSDAGIASSLLSDDSLPHDSFFAAISLDPRHHRLLAVVRRVSPPFSALASYDIRTSRQLFLAPLDDLLPSAVAANHVAADYSGNAYVTDSANNVIFKVTEQGEASILSASKLFKPDAGRDCGLNGVVYSTKGYLLVTQSNTGKLFKVFTDDGSARRVILNKHLTVPDGIAVRRDGVVLVVSKHKLYFIKSDDSWSQGAVFDETALDEEKHASAVAVGADSRVYVLYGNVDEGMMGKDEFSIVEVESEAEGKEENVWIFVLLGLGFAYFLFWRFQMRQLVHNMDKKHA; this is translated from the coding sequence ATGTTCAATCAATACCTACTAATCGTCGTGCTACTATTCCTCGCCGCCCCAATCCACTGCCGGAGGCCTCACGTCATCAATTTCCGATGGCCGAACCTCTATCCGGAATCCTTCGCCTGGGATCCCAAATCTGACCACTTCGTCGTCGGCTCCCTCCGCCACCGCCAGATCATCTCCGTCTCCGATGCCGGCATCGCCTCCTCCCTCCTCTCCGACGATTCACTCCCCCACGACTCCTTCTTCGCCGCCATCTCGCTCGATCCCCGCCATCACCGCCTCCTCGCCGTCGTCCGCCGCGTTTCCCCTCCCTTCTCCGCTCTAGCCAGCTACGACATCCGCACCTCCCGCCAGCTCTTCCTCGCCCCGCTCGACGACCTCCTCCCctccgccgtcgccgccaACCACGTCGCCGCCGATTACTCCGGCAACGCCTACGTCACCGATTCGGCGAACAACGTCATCTTCAAAGTCACCGAGCAAGGCGAGGCGTCGATACTCTCCGCATCCAAACTATTCAAACCCGACGCCGGCCGAGACTGCGGACTCAATGGCGTCGTTTACAGCACCAAAGGCTATCTGTTGGTGACTCAGTCAAACACAGGGAAGCTGTTCAAAGTCTTCACCGACGACGGTTCCGCAAGGCGCGTGATTCTCAACAAGCACCTGACGGTGCCCGACGGCATCGCCGTTAGAAGAGACGGCGTCGTTTTGGTCGTGTCGAAGCATAAGCTGTATTTCATCAAGAGCGACGACAGCTGGAGCCAGGGAGCGGTGTTTGACGAAACTGCCCTCGATGAGGAGAAGCACGCCAGTGCTGTGGCGGTCGGGGCGGATAGTAGGGTATACGTGTTATATGGGAATGTTGACGAGGGCATGATGGGGAAAGACGAGTTTAGCATAGTGGAAGTGGAATCCGAAGCAGAGGGTAAAGAGGAGAATGTGTGGATTTTCGTATTGCTTGGTTTGGGATTTGcttatttcttgttttggaGATTCCAAATGCGCCAGCTTGTGCACAATATGGACAAGAAACatgcttga
- the LOC125210738 gene encoding chaperone protein DnaJ-like codes for MDCGGGSPLYYSVLGVATDASDEEIRRAYRKLAMQWHPDKWSRTPSLLGEAKQKFQQIQEAYSVLSDRSKRMLYDAGLYSCEDDEDEVEGFADFVGEMVSLMNDARKEDKSYSIGEVQSMFWEMAQDFYMPNWDGLAQQQDVYDSQWLCGQPNLYESGNVPSSWWEGSMMQQQQGNPQFNSFGTHNMCI; via the exons ATGGACTGCGGTGGAGGGTCGCCGCTCTATTACAGCGTTCTCGGCGTCGCTACGGACGCTTCCGACGAAGAAATTCGACGCGCTTATCGTAAACTCGCTATG CAATGGCATCCGGATAAATGGAGTAGAACCCCTTCTCTTCTTGGTGAGGCCAAGCAGAAATTTCAGCAAATTCAGGAGGCTTATTCAG TGTTGTCAGATAGGAGTAAGAGGATGTTGTATGACGCAGGGCTGTATAGCTGTGAAGACGATGAAGATGAGGTCGAG GGATTTGCTGATTTTGTCGGTGAGATGGTGTCTCTCATGAATGATGCCAGGAAAGAG GACAAGAGTTACAGCATTGGTGAAGTACAGAGCATGTTTTGGGAGATGGCACAAGATTTTTACATGCCCAATTGGGATGGCTTGGCGCAGCAACAAGATGTTTATGATTCGCAGTGGCTTTGTGGGCAGCCGAATCTATATGAATCCGGAAATGTGCCGAGCAGTTGGTGGGAAGGAAGCAtgatgcagcagcagcaggGGAATCCACAATTCAACAGTTTTGGAACACACAACATGTGCATATGA